A genomic segment from Sparus aurata chromosome 10, fSpaAur1.1, whole genome shotgun sequence encodes:
- the LOC115589310 gene encoding vicilin-like seed storage protein At2g18540, whose amino-acid sequence MTHETVQMKDLNKGRGERKTENSKWPLVTRKRFKEEKNMLKEEKKRREEAEEEVQRKNQELQEKTDEIGNKDETIRKERRDKEEAQSEVMMLKDQLESKNKEVDGLKDEVNKLTEEKKRSEEERQKLQTKITQLEQKLQDEKKKSERDQRELNDQVIRITELHVSSLI is encoded by the exons ATGACACATGAAACAGTACAAATGAAGGATTTAAACAAGGGAAGAGGGGAaaggaagacagaaaat TCCAAGTGGCCGCTTGTTACCAGGAAGAGGTTCAAGGAGGAGAAGAACATGttaaaggaggagaagaagaggagagaggaagctGAGGAAGAAGTTCAGAGGAAGaaccaggagctgcaggagaagacTGACGAG ATTGGAAACAAAGATGAAACCATCAGGAAGGAGAGACGAGATAAAGAGGAAGCTCAGAGTGAAGTGATGATGCTGAAGGATCAGCTGGAGTCCAAGAACAAAGAG GTTGATGGACTGAAAGATGAAGTCAACAAGctcacagaggagaagaagaggagtgaGGAAGAGCGACAGAAGCTGCAGACCAAGATAACACAG CTGGAACAGAAGCTGCaggatgagaagaagaagtcagagagagatcagagagagcTGAATGATCAGGTGATCAGAATCACTGAGCTTCATGTTTCCTCCCTCATC
- the LOC115589850 gene encoding butyrophilin subfamily 3 member A2-like, giving the protein MQQSSKMLLQRNGLQSLRGLSVLVYLLLQTHSCKGQSQVIGPSQPIVAKVGDYIILPCHVEPALDVVSLTLEWTRPNLNPMFVHVRRAGQDLIDTKHPSYMGRTSVSIDELKNGNVSLKLSKVKPSDAGRYECYIPKLNTGAFVELVVGAASSLVISLSGLDQNKGGVVLQCESTGWYPEPEVFWLDGEGNLLSAGPTETVRGPDDLYTVSSRVTVEKR; this is encoded by the exons ATGCAGCAG AGCTCTAAAATGCTTCTCCAAAGGAATGGTCTTCAGAGTCTCCGTGGCCTCAGTGTTTTAGTTTACCTTCTTCTCCAGACACACTCGTGTAAAG GTCAGTCTCAGGTAATTGGTCCATCTCAGCCAATAGTGGCAAAAGTTGGCGATTACATCATTTTGCCCTGTCATGTGGAACCTGCATTGGATGTTGTGTCCTTGACGTTGGAGTGGACAAGACCCAACCTGAATCCTATGTTTGTCCATGTGAGGCGTGCTGGGCAGGATCTCATAGACACCAAACATCCATCTTACATGGGCAGAACATCAGTGTCCATTGATGAACTGAAGAACGGAAACGTTTCACTGAAACTGTCCAAAGTAAAACCTTCTGATGCGGGAAGATACGAGTGCTACATTCCAAAGCTGAACACAGGAGCCTTTGTTGAGCTTGTTGTTG GTGCTGCTTCCTCACTGGTCATCAGTCTATCAGGACTTGACCAAAACAAAGGAGGAGTAGTTCTACAGTGTGAGTCTACAGGCtggtatccagaacctgaggtgttctggctggacggtgagggaaacctcctctctgctggacctacagagacagtcagaggtcctgatgacctctatactgtcagcagcagagtgactgtggagaagaga